GTAGTTTTCTGATTCTACATAAAATTATGATAGTCGCCAAATGTTTTAGCATCTTATGCCACAATAGTTTGCTTACCTGATTCCTTACATTCTACACTCTATGTATTGCAATGACAACAAAGCCAGTGTTtgggaccaagccctgctgtaaatagtgaaaatctgcaactACTTGACGCCCCTCCCCTTATAactgcctatagatgccacaggaTGGAGGCAGGGCACTGCTTTTGTCTCAATAACTCAACATTCTTCAACATCGTACCTTGATACCAGAATGCCAAAATATGGTGGCAAAGCATCATCTCTGTAattaagctcctcaactcacttcaatataGTTCCTTTGCACCatgttgccacaagatggtagtAAGCACTTCTTTTGTCTATATAAAGCTTCttaactcactttaacatagttccttggcaccaagatgcgacaagatggcaccaaagcaatgcTTTCagtgctttggcctgagcacaaaaacagtgaatggGTGAGTTTTCCTGCAAATAATGGagcccccccctccaaaaaaaacaaataaaagaacagCGACTAGGTGAATTTTCAAATGCCAAACCACCACTATTCGAGGAGTCACTGTGTTAtagtcagttcttctttgtttgtcagAATTAGTAGTAATtaacgcacacaaaaaatagaACTGTATACAAACTATAGTATATGAACGTAATTAAAGAAACTGAACATTTACTTCTGTCTAAACAGACACAATATTGGAATTGATTTGAATTTGACATGGAGAATTGCAGTCTCTAAAATTTAGGGCTTAAAGGTTGAAACCAAGACTTGTATATCACGCATGTGCACCGTTAAGCAGCAGTAAGGAAAGCAAAGCAGTTGAGGAGTGGAGGAGAAGCTTTGCACGCAGAGCTTTGGATGGCGTTCTAATTGTGGCCACGCAAAGCAGAGCAGAGCAAAGACAGACAGCACACGTCACCCTGCAGCTGGCATTCAGCACACATTCGCAGCTCGTTGCCAGGTGAAACAAGGCCCAGTGTAGTATGTTAGGAATTTCAGATACAGGTATGTACCACATGAATAGCCCACAACGGCTTATAATTTGATTGCTAACAGGGAGCGGGGCTGTAAATCTCACGTACAGACCTTTAACATGCAGCTGAGGTCATTTAACCTCTCTGTGCAACGTGAAGCTACAGCCAGACAAATTCAGCAAAAGGACATCTGTTCAACgcggacacaacattaggtacaccagcactATCTAATGAGATGGAATACAAgagcaaatctttttttttttttataaagcaaAACCTGATTTTAGACTTAAATTTGGGTATGGCTGCTACAAATGGAAATCCTGACTCCATTTTGTGTCGGTGCTTCCATCTACTGGAATGTAAACACATGACACTACTGTTGGCTTCAGCAACTGAaaatttccattaaaaaaaagaaaaagggagtAGGTATCCTAATAGATTTACAAGGTAATAAAAAAGGATACTCAGCTCCACATCTCCCgtttctcaaaaatatgatgcagaatctACCACTGacttttatttgcaaaaaagaaaaagaaaaagaatgcaGACACGCTTTGCTTCCCTTCCATAAAGCTTTATTTCACAGATCCCCTGCAGCAGGAGGCCTATAGGCAGCCAGGCTCATTATACATTTACATAGACTTGTCTGTGGCCTGTCCATACAATGCTCCTCATGTTAAATAACTCAACATTtcaagacaacaaaaacaacaaacacacattgtTCAACTTAACAATATCAGAACAACGGTAATAATAACAACCATTGTCATTTTCCCCCAGGGgtcttatactgtattttcaaaaaattcAGTCATCTTTAAGGTGCACTGTAAAATCTGCATGTGACATTTCAATAAAACTTGCACCAGAACACATGTTGAAGACAGAGAATACTGAAtgatatatttttgtcattcttTTGGATGAgtgtccgccccccccccccccccccccgcctcctcctTTGTCCTCCGTATCAGATCCTGCATGTTGTCATGGAGTCAGCACAGgcatgttgtttgtttggcacactattttttgtttttcactgtaCGTATAAACAGTTGTGGTGTGGCATGAATCTCTATGGTGAAGCGGAGACATAAGGCGAGTGTTCATGGTTGTGTCGGGGAATCACAGGACCTCTGCAAGGGAAAGGCGAGACACATGAGGGAGAGACTACTGTATGTCTTAAATATCTTCATCTACTAAAACTGATTCTCAAAGAGCGGTAGAAGTAGCACTAGTAGTACAAGACAGAATCGctcttcagttgtatttaacttttaagttcaaaacATTGGCATTTGATctttaaaaattgtttgtttttaaccattacgtgcaatatattttaactGAATGAGtaattaagtacagttttttttatttgactataTTTAAGcccatttatttatctattgtATTAAGCATCTTCGTGTGTTAGCAGGCTAACAATTTCAAAatttgtaaacataaaacaactgaaatgaaCATAAGTGATAATTTGGGGATTCACTGCCTAAAATCACTCAGATGATAAAAGTTGATTAGTAAAGATGAAACATACAATTTTgtgtaattcattcattcttttaacaaaaaaaaaaaaaaaaaacccactaaaGGCTATTGTTcccacacacactttaaatACCTAACTGAGCCTACTTGAACCCTGTTGTGAactaaaacagcagcaccgCGGGCCAGCCCCGGCCCTccatatcattttatgtggccctaaAAAGTTTGCCACAATTTTACCTTACCTTCAGTTCAAAAATCAATTGCACCTAATCAATTGTTTGGAATTTTGGAGCTTCTAAACCACGGGTGTCGAACTAATTTTTGTCGTGGACCACATTGTAGTTTTGGCTTCCCTCATAGGGCCCTTATGACTCTGAAGCCATATAAATGAATTATCACCTCATaaaattacatatacacaacaaattgatggataacttgttttgaaatcagaaggcaaaaaaaagtgttcaactattattgaatttctttgaaaagggggattggttacaaaaaatgcttgcaatatcgcaATAAATCAAGCTgtgggcattacagtaagtaagtatactgtaaaaaactATGAAATAACAATTGCCTAAaaaatttttcacaattttgcagGGGCGCGGACGATGAACAATGATATTGCAGGGAAACACTGTACTGgtaatattgtttaatattattgtaaaaatgcactgaCCCAAATAAAGGCCTTCATCAAGGCCCAATCTCCTACAAATGCCTTTTTCGCCATGACTAATCCAATAATAAGTGTTTTAGTCTATCATCACTTTTGCTGTGTACCTGCCACATGCTGAGGTTTCATGGGGGCTGTTTTGATCAGGAAGggctctcctcccgtgaccAGTCCACTCTGGGGGGCAGCGGGGTTGGCGCTGCTGTTCAGCTGCATCATCTGATCGAACTCGCCGTTGGCCGACACGCCGTTCTGATGACCGGCGGACTGCACTCCGTTCACGACAGGACCGGAGGAGCTCGCAGCAGGTTTCAGCAGGTTTTCGCCTGTCACAAAGATGATATTGTGAAACAAATCCAGAAATGGAAAATAATCATTCGGGTTCTGTTTGGAATAACTCCCCATCCACTATTTAGTGCCCTGTATAGTGAGTTTGCCATTTTCTAGTGCTGTTGGAGGCCCACCCGAGTAGTGTTCAATAACTacttttcatttgactgataaGGGAACTATGAAGTCCACTAAATAAAAATCCCTATGGAGTAAACAGGGAGTGGGGAATGGGTGAAATATTCCAAACAAAGCCGAGATGTCAGCTACCTATACTGAGGTCTGTGTCTTTTCCATCAACCTGTGGAGATGCCTTCACATCCTTCTGTAAAGAACACAATAAGGATGTTATTTTGATGAGACAAATGGCCACttggttttatttgaaaataactaTGCCAACTTTTTCTCCGGCGTCGCTCTTGCGAGTCCTCTTCATGATCTCCTCAAGACGCTAGAAacacagcaaacaaaacaaataaaaacttagATGTTCTTTCCTCAAGATGAAGGACTATGATGAATTTTTAAGGGCAAGCTTTTCTTCACCTTCTTTCTCTCTAGTCGCTCCTGCTCTTCTTTTTGGAAGTGTTTCTCCCTCTCCATGCGCTGCTGCTCAGCCTCTTCGCGTGCTTTAGCCTCGGCCTCCTCCCTCTTTAATCAGATTAAAATGAACACACATGTAAGGAGCTTGTCAACATAATGgaatttttgctttgctttgttataactgttttgttattgttgtttttaagtatTTTCTATTGAATTATTATAATGCTTATTTTTGAAAAGTGGGAGTAAGCCAGAGTaccgggggggaaaaaaaacatgcaagcacgaggagaacttgcaaatccacacaggaaggttctgagatttgaacccagaacctaaGAATTGCCCACACTAAACTGCTCCTCTGATATTAACTCTTCGCTTCCCCTtataacaaaatgattttattcatatattacaactttaatcttgaTCTACCTgtatatccatccgtccatccatttttctatatggcttatcctcactaggcgtgctggatcctatcccagctattttcgggcgagaggcggggtagaccctgaactggtcgccagccaatcgcagggcacatataaacaaacaaccattcgcactcacattgacacctacgggcaatttagagttgccaattaacctaccgtgcatgtttttgggatgtgggaggaaaccggagtaccaggagaaaacctacgcaggcacgatgagaacatgcaaactccacacaggcgggggccgggatttgaacacgggtcctcagaactgtgaggtggatgtgctaaccagccatATATATAGTgtggacaagcggtacagaaaagggTTGGATATATAACTTTTTacttcaaatatactgtatacgatgACTGTTTCaggaaaatatacaattttcataatataacacatttttaaaaatataaagttttatcgtgaaaatataaaaaaaaaaggttcttgaaaatgtaaaaaaaacaaaaaaacttttatataccgggtgattgaaaagtaactccataGTTTCTGAACTATAagtcttacaagaaatgaacatgagaagaaagcgtatcgcatggagttttatttaaaattcgatgtgtgcgccagcattagccaccagtttctcaacccgcctgggaaccgcattaactgatttctcaagcaactcttgtgggatggaagacataacttctcctattcgcccttcaagttcttccaaagtcgttgttgcctttattctcatattattacttgaaactaaaacaatgttttttttaagtgtaaaatatatacaactatgacatttcatcttgaaaataaaaaatatctaaaaaatatgacttttcccCCCTCATAATATTACGCATCTAATATAATGATAATGGCAATGATAACATGTTTTCTCTATAAAATACAAagttattcttgtaatatctcgaaaatatatttaaaaaatgatctcAAAAGTGAAAAACTGCCTCGTAAATAAACGATTTTAATGtcgctgtatatatattttttcttttcagtgtggccctgaTCTGATACTCCAGGATGATTTATGCTGCCCAAAACATTTCTGCACACctccaccagggggcagtgcaTGGTCAGCCACTTCTGCAGCCTTCACCCCACGGCGGTTGTATACAGCACATAAGTAATAAACTCCATTACATGCTTCACTGAGTATTTACAATTAGCACCAAGCAGGCATAAGTGCTCAAGGGAGCTATGCCATCAAACCTATCATGTattcaaactgtttaattctgcTATCTCCATTTTGTGGGCAGGCTAAAATACAGTAGATATGGGCAGGTATCTCATATTTCTAAACAGTGCCCAACACCTTGAAGAGGATAAATAAGATTCCAGCCAGTCTCGATCACTGTCATGTGGGACAATGAATCCATTCAAGGAGAAAAGGGGAGCCAAGGATAGCAGAGAGCTAGGGTCCTGGCGTACACTGATGCCGCTTGTCTGCCCATCAGCCCACCGCAGGCGCTAAGGCGAAGGAGACACAAGCAACACAGGCCTGTCACTATCTCGTCCATCACAATGGCTCCCTCAGCCGCCACTCAGCACTCTTATGGAGGTCACCAGCTGGCATGTGCCCGGGCAGACAAGGGGCCTCTCTGACTATTAGGGCTCACGTGCCACGCATCTAATCCATGACAGCAGTGTACatatttcccccctttttttaatcTGCCTACATGCCAGACAGCTCCGGCATCCTCCTATGCATTAAGCAGCCCAGATGGTAAATGGCCTCTCAGCATGGTGGTGGTGTTCACTGGTTTCCATGAGCCTTAATGGAAATTTGAAGGCTTTACAGTACCaacagtatttacattttcataatATTGGAGACCAGCAGCGGACACTGCCTTCCTCATTTATAGCCCAAAGGCAAAGCATCATATGCAGCCATGGCAACACAAAGCACGCGGAGGAGGTGTGGCAGTTTTTGTGGACAAATACTTGAATTGAATTATAAAGCGATGAATAGTATGACAACTGTTATTGCCAtcttattaaaatacacaacaaatgaaATTTTTCTgtagagaaaagaaaagaagaaatgcAGTAATAAGCTATATATTTTGAGTTTGTTTTAGTATTGTTTGACTACTGTACTTTGATtcgtttcatttttaaattcttaTCGCGTACTACCACGTATTCAAAATAAAGccgtcattcattcattcgttggTTGGTTCAAGCGTTGACCTGTTTCTGCAGCCTGTCGTTCTCCTCCTGCTCAGCTTTGGCTCGCTCCTTggcctccttctcctcttcaGCTCGCTGGCCTTCATCCCTCAGACGCTGCTGCTCTGCCATGAAGCGAGCCTCCTCCTCTCTGCGCTTCCTCTCCTCTGCATCCCGCGCCATCGCCTCCTCCTTGAGGATCCTGAGAGGATGCATCCACTTTACACAGTGTTCACATAAACAGTGGTGccaagtaaccaagtacaattACTTAAGCAGATGTTTTCAGGAATATGTGCTTTACTTTCAGTTCTTCTGAGGactttacttttactctgtATTTTCTACTTGTTACTGGAGTTGAATCAGtccttctacttttaccagtcttcttaaaacaagtatctgtacttctacttaagtatcCAGTGTGAGTACTAATGCCACTTTTGCACATACATTATGGCACATATTGGATTACTCCAGCTGACCTATTCTTGTGCTCTTGCTCCTGCCGCTCCTGCTCCTCCCTCTCCCGCTGCTCCCGCGCTTGTCTGCGTTTTCCGGCCAGGACGCGAGCGGCTTCCTCGGGGTCGTTGGTGCCGGCCGATGGCCTGCCGGCCGCCGCGACTGGTGGCGTGACAGTGACAGCAGGGGCGGCGGGATTGCTTGCGGAGTTGACCGCGGGTGAGGCAGCTGGAGTGGGGAGCTCTTCTTTAGCTACAGCACCAGCTGAGGCCTCAACAACTGGTGGGCCGGGTGCGGGAGATACAGTTGGTGCAGCAGCCGACACATTACTGGAGTCTACAGGAGAGGAAAGAGAGGTAAAGGTGAGTAAAGATGTATTACTAAGGAGACAAATGTCCAAAGCTATGCTCAAGTACTGTGAGGCTGACTAATCCACATACGCAGAATCATTAGGTATACCTGCACATTCTAATCATGAGAGCAAATACAAGAACTACACTGCAAGCACACAATTAACAACACCTCAGTTAATTGACACTGTGCCAGagatatgaatttaacaatacatttttggggttaCACTTTTCAGTCATCTAAAACtgtaatgcattttattgtcaGGTGTTTCTTGTATTTGATGCTTTTTATGAAGCCAAATAAGGACATTGaaatattgggggaaaaaaaagtgtaaatactTTGTAAAGAGgctcaataaattaaatattgtaaaaaagttcatttatcgcagttcaattcaaaaagagAAAGTTCTGTATTTTACATATTCCGTAAACACATTGGAAAATACTTAACAGAAGGCCAATTGCGACCTAATTTCTttactaaaataattttgattgttataatgatattctaatttcttgCAATATGGATGGCAGCCAAACCTTGGAGGATGGATATCATCACCATGGTTACCACACTCACCCTTTTTCTCCTGCGGAGTGTCAGACTCCTTTGGTTCTTGGCTCGTTTCCACAACGATCGTAGTGACCGTCTGGGGCTGCACCCTGGCGGGTGTCTGGGCCCGTTTGGGTCGGGTCTTGGAGCCAGGAGGGGGTGTCTTCTTACCCGTGGGCGTCTTGGAACCCGCCGCTGGTACCAACGGCGATAAGGGACGACTTTTGGGAGGAGCGGGCGATGGAGGTCTGGTTCTTGGCTTGGGGGTGCTAAGATAGGAAACACGCAAGCGAGGGAAAAAGTGATCTCGAAAGGAAATGAGATTGCCACACTGTCAAGAAAAACACAGAGGTTCAAGGTACAGTcgtgtataaaaacaaaaactcggTCAAGTGGAAACGCATGTGAGCGAGACTCCACTTTGTGTTGACAGCATTCTTTGGATCAAGGGAGGTAAAAGATGAAAGTGTCCGTTGATAAAAGCCAGCTTTGCCTGAGAGCTTCTCACTCTCATTTAAACGGACGACGTGCTCATGCCCACAATGATGCCTGAACCATGTCCTGCAGAACTCAGATAAGAGCATCTCGGGCCATCTGTTAGAAACAACCCTGCTCCAAGAATAAATTATTTCTTCCAATGCCGGataaacagtttaaaaacatgaaaaagggATTTGTTTCCATTATCATGGGATGGTTTGATGTATAAGAGCAATACCTGAACTCTGGCTGGGATCTCCTTGTGATTGTGGTGGGCGATGCGGTCTGTCTCTTCTTCTGTACCTTCTCTTTTGTGAGAGCGCTCTTCTCtttctcattctctctctccttgtccttcttctctttcttctttttgtcaaCCTTGAAGGGgacaagaacaaaaatggaaGTTTGTCGAGGCAATATAAAGCAGCGCTGATGTAACTATCCATTGGTTACCTAGCAACACACGGTGCCTCAGGTTTTATTCATATCGGCTTTAAAATACGTTTTAAGCATTGTTATTCATATCATATTCCTATTATCCTTCTATTATACTTTATAAGGCAGCTCTGAGGGTAAACTCGCTCTGAGGCTCGCAACTTTACACGCAAACTCACTCTGACTGAGTTCACTTTGCTGTTTGGCagccaaatgtatttttaccagGCTGCAGTGAGAAGTCATCAATATTCAACAAGATAGTCCCACTACTTTAGATTAGGACAACGACCACGTAGCTCTTAAATCAATAATATCAATGAACCAAGCAGCAGTTATCTTAACATCCGGGATGGAAACTAAGACAATTGTTTGCTGGAGGGATGTCAGTTTTGCTGAGCTTTCTTTGAGCAACTATTCAGGTGCATGACATTCATGACTCTTACTCTTTTATGGAGTACTCGTTGAATTTCATATCATATTCGTATATACATCTTTTCCTTCTTTACTCACTTATATATTAGTACTTATTGTGATTGCCTTTCTTTCCCTACAATGGGTTAATCCTTTCCTTTGCCTACATACCTGTAGGATCTATTTACTCTTCagtctaaaaacaaacaaaaaaaatcacaataaatgaatgttttaaaattgcGAAGAGACATTTTCCTCTCCGATGGTAATATATAAGTTACTGTagtgtaaaatatatatcacaTTACTTGAAAAAAGGAAGCCATCACCCACTTGTTGCCTCGTATCATAATGAACTATTGGCTTGCCTTTTACTCTGAGTATGGAAAAGATGTCTAGGCATGAGATCCAATAAAGGTCATTTCCAATGTCAAATGATTAATTTCATGGAATTTTAGACTTCAATCACATGAGAAAATGGATACTCACTAGCTCTTTCTACTGAGAAAAACAATAACGATGTTTTGATCACAGTAGCAATAAGATAATATATCCTTTattgattgttatttttattattccgGTTGCAGTTTGCGGGGATATCAATTGCGTTTCATCATACTAAGCTTGACTATATAAAAGGGCCCAAATATTATATAACAGCTACCTGGATAACACAGTGTAGTTGAACACCACTGCGAACTACAACTCCAATAACACACACATTGCTAAATTAATACATCTCCGATGGCGTCAATCAATCAAATGCAGAATTACTGATGCAGCTTTTGTATTGGATATCATTAGAGTGTGCAGGTGTTTAGTGACCTTATTGACACCACTTTTAATGACAGTATAACACTACTCGACTAACAATGGCGGGTACTGTACATTGATGACACTCCAAATCACACGACCTACCGGTGCGGAGTTACGTTGTCGTTGGCGCTGGGTGATGTCGGGCGTGCTGGCCGAGGAGAGCCTCCAGCGCTCTGCTGAGTTCTGGTGCTGGTGGTGGGAGCAGGCGTTGAGCGGGCTGGCTGAGGCTGAACGGGAGCAGTGGTGAGAGTCTGAGCAGTGTGTAGACATGCAGAGACAGGgggtcacacacacatttatatacacacaccatGCAGGCTGATACATCAGGGGTCATAACACATTACAATTGACATAACAAAGTAAGAATGTATGCTTCAATGTCCCTTTATGGTGATATTAATGTATTTGTGTGCTGCTTTCTCTTAGCATTTTCAGTAGCTCATTTATAGCTCTTTGCAACTAATTTCTTTACCGCTACAAGAATCACTCTCTTGTAGGAATGAACATCACTTAAATAAAAGATACATAGCAGGTATTGAATGTTGAGtattgctttttatttaattattttgtcattaaaaatctaaataactCAATTAAAAGGGAAAAAGGAGAAACAAAAGAGGTAAGCAAGGTAATCATTCATCTATCCAGCCATTTCCTACAGTGCTTGCCCTCATTTGGGTgacgggtgagttggagcctaccccagctgattttgggcaagaggcggggaacACTCTGGACTTGTCGCaagccaatcacatggcacatataaacaaataaccatttgcactcacattcagaacGAAGGAAGAACATGAATGTTCTTGGGATCTTGGCGAACCCAGAAAAAGCCACTCAAACataaggagaacatgcaaactccacacagaagggcCAGAGCCCAGTTTCAAATCTcatacctcagaactgtgaggcagagataAGAATCACTACGCCCATAATCATTCATACAGAATGTTGAAGAAACGCATACATAGAGACAAAAACCACAAGCCCCAAAGGATTATTGAGAAAACCTCAGTTAGGTCATGTTCAATTGGTGTTCAGATGTTAGTCATGACAAATACACATAGGCGGCGGGATGTCACACTCACAAGAGTCACCGTTGTTGAGGAGGGTGGCGGCGCTGCGACTGCGAGCCAGGAAGGATAGCGTGGGCGTCATGAGCCGCTCCACGATCCTGCTCTCCCATGGACTCAGGCGCAGGCTGCGGGCTGACACAAGAGGGCGCCGTCAATAGCAGGTCATGGTCAAATCCTCTGCACCTCTTACAGTATGTCTCCAAGAGATGTTGATGGTTCTTCCACAGAAGGATGTTGATATGTGACCTAATAATGCGCCCCCTAGTGTTTTAAGTTGCAAATACTGAGAAGCAAAAGGTAGCATgagttttaatttgaattttcagGGCTGCATATAAGTGAATAGTGGAATTGTCCCACCACACTTTCCCAATGGGATGAACACAAATAGTAGAAATTATTGAATAGAAGCAACCACAAATAACCTCACGAGCATGTGCAGACAATAAGCCAAAGCTCACAAAATGAAGCTAAAAAGCTAACAAAGTTGACCAAAACTCTTTGCAATATACTAATAAGGATTATGATTACATTCGGGAGAAGTCCATCCG
This window of the Phyllopteryx taeniolatus isolate TA_2022b chromosome 21, UOR_Ptae_1.2, whole genome shotgun sequence genome carries:
- the LOC133470785 gene encoding MAP7 domain-containing protein 1-like isoform X2; protein product: MDTMDYKQLGHHFEQKLTLTDKSLPLQGDSQSIHNGDKCLESVFLTPDDSAITDLSPKIESCTKAETPTETDALCKTDKSVPGTSGSPQPKKDAMNSEQRQKLAKQRREERARYIAAKKAQWLEKEEKARRLRESQLEDRRKKLEEQRLKAEKRRALLEEKQKQKLEKNKERYESAIKRSTKKTWAEIRQQRWSWAGGLNQTSRRESRCSASTVNLPRQVDPVINNRLSKSSATLWNSPNRTRSLRLSPWESRIVERLMTPTLSFLARSRSAATLLNNGDSYSHHCSRSASASPLNACSHHQHQNSAERWRLSSASTPDITQRQRQRNSAPVDKKKKEKKDKERENEKEKSALTKEKVQKKRQTASPTTITRRSQPEFSTPKPRTRPPSPAPPKSRPLSPLVPAAGSKTPTGKKTPPPGSKTRPKRAQTPARVQPQTVTTIVVETSQEPKESDTPQEKKDSSNVSAAAPTVSPAPGPPVVEASAGAVAKEELPTPAASPAVNSASNPAAPAVTVTPPVAAAGRPSAGTNDPEEAARVLAGKRRQAREQREREEQERQEQEHKNRILKEEAMARDAEERKRREEEARFMAEQQRLRDEGQRAEEEKEAKERAKAEQEENDRLQKQREEAEAKAREEAEQQRMEREKHFQKEEQERLERKKRLEEIMKRTRKSDAGEKKDVKASPQVDGKDTDLSIGENLLKPAASSSGPVVNGVQSAGHQNGVSANGEFDQMMQLNSSANPAAPQSGLVTGGEPFLIKTAPMKPQHVAEVL
- the LOC133470785 gene encoding MAP7 domain-containing protein 1-like isoform X3, whose amino-acid sequence is MDTMDYKQLGHHFEQKLTLTDKSLPLQGDSQSIHNGDKCLESVFLTPDDSAITDLSPKIESCTKAETPTETDALCKTDKSVPGTSGSPQPKKDAMNSEQRQKLAKQRREERARYIEQQTQLQAAKKAQWLEKEEKARRLRESQLEDRRKKLEEQRLKAEKRRALLEEKQKQKLEKNKERYESAIKRSTKKTWAEIRQQRWSWAGGLNQTSRRETRSLRLSPWESRIVERLMTPTLSFLARSRSAATLLNNGDSYSHHCSRSASASPLNACSHHQHQNSAERWRLSSASTPDITQRQRQRNSAPVDKKKKEKKDKERENEKEKSALTKEKVQKKRQTASPTTITRRSQPEFSTPKPRTRPPSPAPPKSRPLSPLVPAAGSKTPTGKKTPPPGSKTRPKRAQTPARVQPQTVTTIVVETSQEPKESDTPQEKKDSSNVSAAAPTVSPAPGPPVVEASAGAVAKEELPTPAASPAVNSASNPAAPAVTVTPPVAAAGRPSAGTNDPEEAARVLAGKRRQAREQREREEQERQEQEHKNRILKEEAMARDAEERKRREEEARFMAEQQRLRDEGQRAEEEKEAKERAKAEQEENDRLQKQREEAEAKAREEAEQQRMEREKHFQKEEQERLERKKRLEEIMKRTRKSDAGEKKDVKASPQVDGKDTDLSIGENLLKPAASSSGPVVNGVQSAGHQNGVSANGEFDQMMQLNSSANPAAPQSGLVTGGEPFLIKTAPMKPQHVAEVL
- the LOC133470785 gene encoding MAP7 domain-containing protein 1-like isoform X5, giving the protein MNSEQRQKLAKQRREERARYIEQQTQLQAAKKAQWLEKEEKARRLRESQLEDRRKKLEEQRLKAEKRRALLEEKQKQKLEKNKERYESAIKRSTKKTWAEIRQQRWSWAGGLNQTSRRESRCSASTVNLPRQVDPVINNRLSKSSATLWNSPNRTRSLRLSPWESRIVERLMTPTLSFLARSRSAATLLNNGDSYSHHCSRSASASPLNACSHHQHQNSAERWRLSSASTPDITQRQRQRNSAPVDKKKKEKKDKERENEKEKSALTKEKVQKKRQTASPTTITRRSQPEFSTPKPRTRPPSPAPPKSRPLSPLVPAAGSKTPTGKKTPPPGSKTRPKRAQTPARVQPQTVTTIVVETSQEPKESDTPQEKKDSSNVSAAAPTVSPAPGPPVVEASAGAVAKEELPTPAASPAVNSASNPAAPAVTVTPPVAAAGRPSAGTNDPEEAARVLAGKRRQAREQREREEQERQEQEHKNRILKEEAMARDAEERKRREEEARFMAEQQRLRDEGQRAEEEKEAKERAKAEQEENDRLQKQREEAEAKAREEAEQQRMEREKHFQKEEQERLERKKRLEEIMKRTRKSDAGEKKDVKASPQVDGKDTDLSIGENLLKPAASSSGPVVNGVQSAGHQNGVSANGEFDQMMQLNSSANPAAPQSGLVTGGEPFLIKTAPMKPQHVAEVL
- the LOC133470785 gene encoding MAP7 domain-containing protein 1-like isoform X4, with translation MDTMDYKQLGHHFEQKLTLTDKSLPLQGDSQSIHNGDKCLESVFLTPDDSAITDLSPKIESCTKAETPTETDALCKTDKSVPGTSGSPQPKKDAMNSEQRQKLAKQRREERARYIAAKKAQWLEKEEKARRLRESQLEDRRKKLEEQRLKAEKRRALLEEKQKQKLEKNKERYESAIKRSTKKTWAEIRQQRWSWAGGLNQTSRRETRSLRLSPWESRIVERLMTPTLSFLARSRSAATLLNNGDSYSHHCSRSASASPLNACSHHQHQNSAERWRLSSASTPDITQRQRQRNSAPVDKKKKEKKDKERENEKEKSALTKEKVQKKRQTASPTTITRRSQPEFSTPKPRTRPPSPAPPKSRPLSPLVPAAGSKTPTGKKTPPPGSKTRPKRAQTPARVQPQTVTTIVVETSQEPKESDTPQEKKDSSNVSAAAPTVSPAPGPPVVEASAGAVAKEELPTPAASPAVNSASNPAAPAVTVTPPVAAAGRPSAGTNDPEEAARVLAGKRRQAREQREREEQERQEQEHKNRILKEEAMARDAEERKRREEEARFMAEQQRLRDEGQRAEEEKEAKERAKAEQEENDRLQKQREEAEAKAREEAEQQRMEREKHFQKEEQERLERKKRLEEIMKRTRKSDAGEKKDVKASPQVDGKDTDLSIGENLLKPAASSSGPVVNGVQSAGHQNGVSANGEFDQMMQLNSSANPAAPQSGLVTGGEPFLIKTAPMKPQHVAEVL